The proteins below are encoded in one region of Peptoniphilus sp. GNH:
- the rpoN gene encoding RNA polymerase factor sigma-54: MQLNLDIKQVQTLAITQELVLAIEILQLNNLELSDYIKKEAQENVVLEMPDEKFADDKLEKFLKNYREHQSYRPQNPTDDKEEFGFEQFAVEEESLYDYLNMQLPGLMLKGKDQEIADYIIGNINSKGYLSTSCEDIARCMNLPIEKIEKILKKVQSLEPSGVGGRNLREVLLLQVEKDSLEAKIIENYLEEISKNKLREIAADLGKDVKEIQKAVDKIKELNPKPGSGFASKERTLYITPDAIVTLDGKEINIEIIDDGKDKLKISNYYLDLLESTQDKDVKEYLKDKIKKAMFIVKAIEQRRQTIEKVIRSIVKLQERFFKEDILTPMTLKDVADDIEMSESTISRTTRGKYLVYNEKTYELKDFFTVGLTGKTEDVSSRQVRQRLIEIIEKEDPKKPLSDQKISDILKKEGIEISRRTVAKYRDEENIPSTSKRKRF; encoded by the coding sequence GTGCAACTCAATCTAGACATAAAACAAGTACAGACGCTTGCAATAACACAAGAGCTTGTACTAGCAATAGAAATATTACAACTGAATAATTTGGAGTTGTCCGACTATATAAAAAAAGAAGCCCAAGAAAATGTGGTCTTGGAAATGCCGGATGAAAAATTTGCAGATGATAAATTAGAGAAATTCTTAAAAAACTACAGAGAACATCAAAGTTACAGACCACAAAATCCCACAGACGACAAAGAAGAATTTGGCTTTGAGCAATTTGCAGTAGAAGAAGAATCCCTCTATGATTATCTGAATATGCAACTTCCAGGTCTCATGCTAAAAGGAAAGGACCAAGAAATCGCAGACTATATAATTGGCAACATAAATTCTAAAGGCTACCTCAGTACATCTTGTGAAGACATAGCAAGGTGTATGAATTTGCCAATTGAAAAAATTGAAAAAATTTTAAAAAAAGTTCAAAGTCTTGAGCCAAGCGGCGTAGGTGGCAGAAATCTAAGAGAAGTTCTCTTGCTTCAAGTAGAAAAAGACAGTCTAGAAGCAAAAATAATCGAAAACTACTTAGAAGAAATATCAAAAAATAAACTAAGAGAAATTGCCGCAGATCTGGGAAAAGATGTAAAAGAAATCCAAAAAGCAGTAGACAAAATAAAAGAACTAAATCCAAAACCGGGATCAGGGTTTGCATCAAAAGAAAGGACGCTCTACATAACACCAGATGCCATAGTAACTTTAGACGGAAAAGAAATAAACATAGAAATAATAGACGATGGCAAAGACAAGCTAAAAATATCCAACTACTACTTGGACCTTCTAGAATCGACACAAGATAAAGACGTCAAAGAATATTTAAAAGACAAGATAAAAAAAGCTATGTTCATAGTAAAAGCCATAGAACAGAGAAGACAAACAATAGAAAAAGTCATAAGGTCAATTGTCAAACTCCAAGAAAGATTTTTCAAAGAGGATATTCTGACTCCCATGACCCTAAAAGATGTAGCAGATGACATAGAAATGAGCGAGTCAACTATATCCAGAACAACCAGAGGAAAATATCTCGTATATAATGAAAAAACTTACGAGCTGAAGGACTTTTTCACTGTCGGTCTCACAGGAAAGACAGAAGATGTATCCTCCAGACAAGTTCGCCAAAGGCTGATCGAAATAATAGAAAAAGAAGACCCTAAAAAGCCCCTATCAGACCAAAAAATCTCGGACATTTTAAAAAAAGAAGGCATAGAAATCTCAAGAAGGACAGTAGCCAAGTATAGAGATGAAGAAAACATACCCTCAACCA